One part of the Granulicella arctica genome encodes these proteins:
- a CDS encoding TonB-dependent receptor produces the protein MTTRLKMFSHANSETFTKILKSKIVLFGYALFALILLAPALHAQDAGQIVGNVTDSSGAAVPGVVVTATNVGTNASRTATTSSTGSYSLVNLVPAVYELSTPTSGGFQGYKAKAEVTVGGKLTFDIKLSVGSASTIVEVAAEGGAQVNTTNQELSQVVDREQIAQLPSLTRNPYDFIALSGNISSGDNTAAGKTQNATSRGVGYSLNGQRSTGTEILLDGVENIAVFGDGVGIVVPLDAVQEFSVVTSNFQPQYGRASGGIVNVATRTGTNSFHGTVWEYNRLSAYTANTETNDSQPVPVPKGIYTRNQFGGAVGGPILKDKLFFFGSTEFTRVRSSANITAAVPTPQFLADSASNIQSFFSAYAGSHNFNFLSTSTNQQLGTATATTNASGLFYPSLPANLPVLGVVAYQAPADAGGGIPQNTYNITGRVDYNLGQKTQAFFRYVDYSETDQTGGNFNSPYSQYDVGGTVKNQAYLLSVAHEFNPAISSITKSSFSRFDTTYAYDTTLQNVPTLFSYVNATDPVSGSPINLPGFYNTNPGNGGLPYGGPQNTVQINEDLSIVKGKHSAQFGGQILYIQDNNAYGAYAQAGEQLGNSPTAGLQNLQSGSLFKFEAAVNPDGALPCVKNQYTGVLTQTTACSINLPATAPSFARSERFHDWAAYAQDAWKATSKTTINYGVRYEYFGVQHNSNPNLDSNYFFGGDGSVTPANIRDGQVLTSPNSPVHGLWAPQYGTVSPRLGFAYDVFGDGKSSIRGGYGISYERNFGNVTFNLIQNPPNYAVIVINNTTVTNSNSGPLSAASGNVPLPPTSLRNVSQNIRTAQTQFWSLALEQQLAHNTVLSLEYTGSRGLHLYDIKNYNGIGGGNALLGDPVLDPSGSGDTALTRLNPQYSDINNRGSNGDSYYHGMNVKFESRNLYHTGLSFVANYTLAHETDDLSTTFSETNNAFSLGYTDPFNPALDHGSGDFDIRQRLVFAPIYRTPSLQNRFINEALGGWQVTGIYTVRTGTPFSYFDTTNNASGYNVARYTPADGVVPQHTYKSIPGGAVANGPNLYTIGTLPAANSFGNAALLGASDWGPFPTDMTARNAFRGPGAWNLDASVSKTFPIHELINLEFRAEGFDVLNHHNLYLLMSANDVGSGNLIQAQKGGVAGGVNDERRFGQFALKVNF, from the coding sequence ATGACTACCCGCCTAAAGATGTTCTCTCACGCCAATTCAGAGACCTTTACCAAGATTTTGAAGAGCAAAATTGTTCTTTTTGGTTATGCTCTTTTTGCCCTTATCTTGCTGGCTCCGGCCCTGCATGCACAGGATGCTGGCCAGATCGTCGGCAATGTGACGGACAGTAGTGGAGCTGCGGTTCCAGGGGTTGTTGTCACGGCGACCAATGTAGGCACGAATGCCTCCAGAACTGCGACTACATCCAGTACAGGGTCCTATTCTTTGGTTAACCTTGTTCCCGCTGTTTATGAGCTTTCAACGCCGACGTCGGGTGGTTTTCAAGGTTACAAGGCGAAGGCCGAGGTGACGGTCGGCGGCAAGCTGACCTTCGATATCAAATTGAGCGTTGGTTCGGCGAGCACCATTGTTGAAGTTGCAGCTGAGGGTGGCGCTCAGGTCAATACAACGAATCAGGAGCTTTCGCAGGTTGTGGACCGGGAACAGATTGCGCAGTTGCCCAGTCTAACTCGCAACCCGTATGACTTTATTGCGCTTTCGGGAAATATTTCGTCGGGAGATAATACAGCCGCAGGCAAAACGCAGAATGCTACCTCACGTGGTGTTGGTTATAGCTTGAATGGGCAGCGCTCCACCGGTACGGAGATTCTTCTGGATGGTGTTGAAAACATTGCCGTGTTCGGCGATGGAGTTGGCATCGTTGTCCCTCTCGATGCAGTGCAGGAGTTCAGCGTTGTTACGAGCAACTTTCAACCACAGTATGGACGTGCTTCGGGTGGTATAGTCAATGTCGCCACAAGGACTGGTACAAATAGCTTCCACGGCACTGTATGGGAGTACAACCGGCTCTCCGCGTATACGGCAAACACCGAAACCAATGACTCGCAGCCAGTGCCGGTTCCGAAGGGTATCTATACCCGTAATCAGTTTGGCGGGGCAGTGGGTGGTCCCATTCTCAAGGACAAGCTTTTTTTCTTCGGTAGCACGGAGTTTACGCGGGTACGCAGCTCAGCTAACATTACCGCTGCAGTCCCGACGCCGCAGTTTCTTGCAGACTCTGCTTCTAATATTCAGAGCTTTTTCAGTGCGTACGCAGGTAGTCACAACTTCAACTTCCTATCCACTTCGACGAATCAGCAACTCGGTACGGCTACGGCAACTACGAACGCTTCGGGCCTCTTCTATCCGAGCCTGCCGGCCAATCTTCCCGTGCTCGGTGTAGTTGCCTATCAGGCTCCAGCAGACGCAGGTGGAGGCATCCCGCAGAACACTTACAATATCACGGGGCGTGTGGACTACAACCTCGGTCAGAAGACCCAAGCGTTCTTCCGCTATGTGGACTACAGCGAGACCGACCAGACTGGCGGTAACTTCAACTCTCCTTATTCTCAGTATGATGTGGGGGGTACCGTTAAAAATCAGGCTTATTTGTTGAGCGTGGCGCATGAGTTCAACCCTGCGATCTCGTCGATCACAAAGTCGAGTTTCAGCCGCTTCGATACGACGTATGCATATGACACGACCCTACAGAACGTTCCGACACTGTTTAGTTACGTAAACGCGACGGATCCTGTCTCGGGTAGCCCAATCAACCTTCCAGGGTTTTACAATACGAATCCTGGAAATGGCGGCCTGCCATATGGTGGTCCTCAGAATACGGTGCAGATCAACGAAGATCTGAGCATCGTCAAGGGTAAGCACTCTGCTCAGTTCGGTGGGCAGATCCTATATATCCAAGATAATAATGCCTATGGTGCCTATGCCCAGGCAGGCGAGCAACTGGGCAACTCTCCAACAGCAGGACTACAGAACCTACAGAGTGGCAGCCTTTTCAAGTTTGAGGCGGCGGTGAATCCTGACGGTGCGTTGCCCTGCGTGAAAAACCAATATACCGGCGTACTGACGCAGACAACGGCTTGCTCGATCAACCTGCCAGCTACTGCGCCGAGCTTCGCTCGCAGCGAACGTTTTCATGATTGGGCTGCTTATGCTCAGGACGCGTGGAAAGCTACTTCGAAGACGACCATTAACTATGGTGTTCGCTATGAATACTTCGGCGTTCAACATAACAGCAACCCCAATCTGGACTCGAATTACTTTTTTGGTGGGGATGGAAGCGTTACTCCTGCCAATATCCGAGACGGTCAGGTCTTGACCAGCCCCAACAGCCCGGTCCACGGTCTGTGGGCCCCGCAGTACGGCACGGTGTCCCCGCGTCTAGGGTTCGCCTATGACGTGTTCGGTGATGGTAAGAGCTCAATTCGCGGCGGTTATGGCATCAGCTACGAGCGTAACTTCGGTAATGTGACTTTCAATCTTATCCAAAACCCGCCCAACTATGCAGTTATCGTTATTAACAATACGACGGTTACCAATTCCAATTCCGGACCGCTTTCCGCCGCTAGTGGGAATGTCCCTCTGCCACCGACCAGCCTGCGCAATGTCAGTCAAAATATTCGCACTGCTCAGACGCAGTTCTGGAGTTTGGCGCTTGAACAGCAATTAGCTCATAACACTGTGCTCTCACTTGAGTACACGGGATCCCGTGGTCTACATTTGTATGACATTAAAAACTACAACGGAATTGGAGGTGGCAATGCGCTGCTTGGCGATCCTGTCCTCGATCCCAGCGGCAGCGGCGACACTGCGCTTACTCGTTTGAATCCACAGTACTCCGATATCAATAATCGCGGTTCTAACGGCGATTCTTACTACCATGGCATGAACGTCAAGTTCGAGAGCCGGAATCTTTATCACACTGGGTTGAGTTTCGTGGCCAACTACACGCTTGCTCACGAGACGGACGACCTGAGCACGACATTCTCTGAGACGAACAACGCGTTCAGCTTAGGGTACACGGATCCATTCAACCCGGCATTAGACCATGGCAGCGGCGACTTCGATATTCGTCAGCGCCTGGTGTTTGCTCCAATCTACCGCACCCCTTCGTTGCAAAACCGCTTCATAAATGAGGCACTTGGCGGTTGGCAAGTTACCGGAATCTACACCGTCCGGACGGGTACGCCATTTAGCTACTTCGACACAACCAACAATGCTTCGGGTTACAACGTTGCGCGGTACACGCCGGCCGACGGTGTTGTGCCACAACATACCTACAAGTCCATTCCTGGCGGTGCAGTTGCTAATGGACCGAACCTCTACACGATTGGTACGCTCCCGGCTGCGAACTCGTTCGGAAATGCAGCATTGCTGGGGGCTTCCGACTGGGGTCCGTTCCCAACCGATATGACCGCTCGCAATGCTTTCCGCGGTCCTGGAGCCTGGAATCTCGATGCTTCTGTCAGCAAGACCTTCCCGATTCATGAGTTGATCAACCTCGAGTTCCGCGCGGAAGGGTTTGACGTCTTGAACCACCACAACCTCTACCTGCTAATGTCAGCGAACGATGTGGGTAGTGGCAATTTGATTCAAGCACAAAAAGGCGGCGTAGCTGGTGGAGTCAATGACGAAAGGCGCTTCGGGCAGTTTGCTCTGAAGGTTAACTTCTAA
- a CDS encoding RNA polymerase sigma factor, producing the protein MALSSIEDARSDIDLAALVQTYSALLFRVAHSVLRSRAEAEDVVQDVFVRVLEHRLSLPAVRDMRVWLIRIAWNLAIDRRRRIRPQQMDEGFAETLVARSIPADQSVAETQQIQAVLREIERLPKKERDVLLLSALEELETPEMAKVLGRSESAIRALLFRARMRLRERLEKRGDA; encoded by the coding sequence TTGGCTTTGTCTTCTATAGAGGATGCGCGCTCGGACATCGATCTCGCAGCTCTCGTGCAGACATATTCCGCTCTTCTGTTCCGTGTAGCGCACTCAGTCCTCCGGAGTCGAGCAGAAGCCGAGGACGTCGTCCAGGACGTCTTCGTCCGCGTTCTCGAACATCGTCTCTCCCTTCCGGCGGTACGTGACATGCGTGTATGGCTTATTCGCATTGCATGGAATCTCGCCATCGACCGGAGGCGGCGAATACGGCCGCAGCAGATGGACGAAGGCTTCGCGGAGACCTTGGTTGCAAGGAGCATACCGGCAGACCAGTCCGTAGCCGAAACACAGCAGATTCAGGCCGTGCTGCGTGAGATCGAGAGACTGCCCAAAAAGGAGCGCGACGTTTTGCTGCTCTCCGCCCTTGAGGAGTTGGAGACACCAGAGATGGCAAAGGTTCTAGGAAGAAGCGAGTCTGCTATTCGGGCATTGCTCTTCCGCGCGCGAATGCGGTTACGTGAGCGGCTGGAGAAGAGAGGAGACGCATGA
- a CDS encoding sodium-translocating pyrophosphatase, whose protein sequence is MHVGPTVALYLNLQSAPINNPGLVHAGDSIWLWIALGVGVLALIAAFVLAKIVLAGDCGTEEMQNISNAIREGAEAFLSRQYRTIGILAVVLAVLVFFGYHSSARTAPFALKTVISFLVGALCSALSGFTGMYVSIRANIRTAAGARTSLNKALQTALRGGAVTGLVVVALSLLGVGALFLLFGGLENPQAVPYQLVGFGFGASLVALFAQLGGGIYTKAADVGADLVGKVEAGIPEDDPRNPAVIADLVGDNVGDCAGRGADIFESTAAENVGAMILGAALYPVFGIKGILFPLIVHAINLIASIIGVAVVKTNDVEDPMSALNRGFYVTSAIALAGFAGAVYEMLNGPGVHPIWLLFCGIIGLVTAFLFVWITQYYTESKYRPVRSIAEASLTGPATNIISGLAVGMETPALPVIVISAALLLSYYCGVQGLADIAGISAYAKGIYGTAIATMGMLSCAAYILAMDTFGPITDNAGGIIEMSNQPDSVRDKTDKLDSAGNTTKALTKGYAIGSASLAAFLLFSAYLEEIKTIVTAKVNVPGGYMPVGWSFTNINLAEIPVFVGALLGAMLTYLFSSLAIKAVGRTAQMVVKDVRDQFRENPGIMAGTSKPDYARCVHIVTGAALKEMVLPGLLAVGLPVAVGLIFRNFSASYGASAEVLTSNGMANVPSINGVPVNLAGASAVAGLLMVGTISGILLAMLMNNGGGAWDNAKKWIETGQYGGKKSDAHKAAVVGDTVGDPFKDTAGPSLHVLIKLLATITLVLAPLFL, encoded by the coding sequence ATGCATGTCGGCCCAACCGTGGCGCTTTACCTCAACCTTCAGAGTGCCCCGATCAACAATCCGGGGCTGGTGCATGCGGGCGATAGCATCTGGCTGTGGATCGCTCTTGGGGTTGGCGTCCTTGCTCTGATCGCGGCGTTTGTCCTGGCGAAGATCGTGCTGGCCGGTGACTGTGGCACGGAGGAGATGCAGAACATCTCGAATGCGATTCGCGAAGGTGCCGAGGCGTTTCTGTCGCGGCAGTACCGCACGATCGGGATTCTCGCCGTGGTGCTGGCGGTGCTGGTTTTCTTCGGGTATCACTCTTCGGCTCGGACTGCACCGTTTGCTCTCAAGACGGTCATCAGTTTTCTTGTCGGGGCGCTTTGTTCTGCTCTATCGGGTTTTACGGGAATGTATGTGTCAATTCGCGCGAACATCCGCACGGCGGCGGGCGCACGCACGAGTCTGAACAAGGCTTTGCAGACGGCGTTGCGTGGTGGAGCTGTTACGGGTCTGGTGGTGGTGGCGCTTTCGCTGCTGGGTGTTGGTGCTTTGTTTTTGCTCTTTGGCGGGTTGGAGAACCCACAGGCAGTTCCCTACCAGCTTGTTGGGTTCGGCTTTGGGGCTTCGTTGGTGGCGCTGTTCGCGCAATTGGGTGGAGGAATCTATACCAAGGCTGCTGACGTGGGTGCCGATCTGGTGGGCAAGGTGGAGGCGGGTATCCCGGAGGACGATCCGCGTAACCCTGCTGTGATCGCGGACCTTGTTGGGGACAATGTGGGCGATTGCGCGGGCCGTGGCGCGGACATCTTTGAATCGACCGCTGCTGAGAATGTGGGCGCGATGATTCTTGGGGCGGCGCTCTATCCTGTCTTCGGCATCAAGGGCATTCTGTTCCCGCTGATCGTTCATGCCATCAACCTGATCGCGTCGATCATTGGGGTTGCGGTGGTGAAGACGAACGATGTGGAAGATCCGATGAGCGCGTTGAACCGGGGCTTCTATGTGACTTCGGCGATTGCTCTGGCGGGCTTTGCTGGAGCGGTATACGAGATGCTCAATGGGCCGGGCGTGCACCCGATATGGCTGCTGTTTTGCGGGATCATTGGCCTGGTGACGGCCTTCCTGTTCGTGTGGATCACGCAGTACTACACGGAGAGCAAGTATCGTCCGGTGCGCTCGATTGCGGAGGCGTCGCTGACCGGCCCCGCGACAAACATTATCAGCGGGCTTGCGGTCGGCATGGAGACGCCCGCGCTGCCGGTGATCGTCATCTCAGCAGCCCTGCTGCTGAGCTACTACTGCGGCGTGCAGGGTCTGGCCGATATTGCCGGCATCTCTGCCTATGCGAAGGGGATCTATGGCACGGCCATTGCGACGATGGGCATGCTGTCGTGCGCGGCATACATCCTGGCGATGGATACGTTCGGGCCGATTACGGACAATGCGGGCGGCATTATCGAGATGTCGAACCAGCCTGATTCTGTTCGTGACAAGACGGACAAACTGGATTCGGCTGGCAACACGACGAAGGCGTTGACCAAGGGGTATGCGATTGGGTCTGCTTCGCTGGCAGCGTTTCTGCTGTTCTCGGCGTACCTCGAGGAGATCAAAACCATCGTCACGGCGAAGGTTAATGTTCCGGGTGGCTACATGCCTGTGGGTTGGTCGTTCACGAACATTAATCTTGCGGAGATTCCGGTCTTCGTGGGCGCTCTGCTTGGTGCGATGCTGACGTACCTGTTCTCGTCTTTGGCTATCAAGGCTGTGGGCCGTACGGCGCAGATGGTGGTGAAGGATGTGCGCGATCAGTTCCGCGAAAATCCGGGGATCATGGCGGGGACGTCCAAGCCGGACTATGCGCGTTGCGTTCATATCGTCACGGGGGCTGCGCTGAAGGAGATGGTTCTTCCAGGTTTGCTTGCGGTGGGGCTGCCGGTTGCCGTGGGACTGATCTTTCGAAACTTCAGTGCGAGCTATGGAGCCAGCGCGGAGGTACTTACGAGCAATGGCATGGCGAATGTTCCGTCGATTAATGGCGTTCCGGTGAATCTTGCGGGGGCTTCCGCTGTTGCTGGTTTGTTGATGGTGGGGACTATCTCCGGCATCCTGCTGGCGATGCTGATGAATAACGGTGGCGGCGCGTGGGACAACGCCAAGAAGTGGATTGAGACAGGGCAGTATGGCGGCAAGAAGTCGGACGCGCATAAGGCTGCTGTTGTGGGCGATACGGTCGGCGATCCGTTCAAGGACACCGCGGGGCCGTCGCTTCACGTACTCATCAAGCTGCTTGCAACGATCACGCTGGTTCTCGCGCCATTGTTTCTCTAG
- a CDS encoding ABC transporter permease: MLTSRSSFDRTLASARTTMVFSEVVQLAIDSFRASKVRFLLTMLGMIIGSASIILVTTLGLTGKQYALDLISSIGTNMVEMQYSGGSIVGPDNTSTPDFMTREDLNAVVEQVPGIVASSPMLEFHDNISIGDGITKNTMFLGVSPQYKTVRNLAVTAGRFFDDQDALAHTKVAVIVEPFARTIFGSDSAAIDQSISIKGIPFTIIGVFKMRIDTFGQSEVSDQTILIPYSVARYFTGTDTVKEIFFSVKDSTSVVPASKQILSVIKNRHRPNSVYNAMIMTDILADMAKIADMLTYVLTLGAFVTLIVSGVGIMNSMLANVQARIREIGIRKAMGATSKEIRMQFLTEAVFLSLAGGVVGTVLGMALPFSVRFLTPFTIPISIWSAVISLSTSVLVGVIFGTLPANRAARLDPVETLKYE, encoded by the coding sequence ATGCTCACCTCCCGAAGCTCGTTCGACCGCACCCTCGCCAGTGCCCGCACCACCATGGTCTTCAGCGAGGTCGTACAACTCGCTATCGACAGCTTCCGCGCCAGCAAGGTCCGCTTCCTCCTCACCATGCTCGGCATGATCATCGGTTCGGCCTCGATCATCCTCGTCACCACACTCGGCCTCACCGGCAAGCAGTATGCCCTCGACCTGATCTCCTCGATCGGCACCAATATGGTCGAGATGCAGTACTCAGGCGGCAGCATCGTCGGCCCCGACAACACCAGTACCCCCGACTTCATGACCCGCGAAGACCTCAACGCCGTCGTCGAGCAGGTCCCCGGCATCGTCGCTTCCTCCCCCATGCTGGAGTTTCACGACAACATCAGCATCGGCGACGGCATCACCAAAAACACCATGTTCCTCGGGGTCTCCCCGCAGTACAAGACCGTGCGCAACCTCGCCGTCACCGCGGGCCGTTTCTTCGACGATCAGGACGCGCTTGCCCATACAAAGGTCGCTGTTATCGTTGAGCCCTTCGCCCGGACCATCTTCGGTTCGGACTCCGCCGCCATCGATCAAAGCATCAGCATCAAAGGCATTCCCTTCACCATCATCGGCGTCTTCAAGATGCGTATCGATACCTTCGGTCAGTCCGAGGTCAGCGACCAGACCATCCTCATCCCCTACTCCGTCGCCCGCTACTTCACAGGAACCGACACCGTCAAAGAGATCTTCTTCTCAGTCAAGGACTCCACATCCGTCGTTCCCGCCTCAAAACAGATCCTCTCTGTCATCAAGAACCGCCATCGCCCTAACTCCGTCTACAACGCCATGATCATGACCGATATCCTCGCCGACATGGCGAAGATCGCGGACATGCTGACCTACGTGCTCACCCTTGGAGCCTTCGTCACCCTCATCGTCTCCGGCGTCGGCATCATGAACTCCATGCTCGCCAACGTGCAGGCCCGCATCCGCGAGATCGGCATCCGCAAAGCCATGGGAGCCACCAGCAAAGAGATCCGCATGCAGTTCCTCACCGAAGCCGTCTTTCTCTCGCTCGCCGGAGGCGTCGTCGGCACAGTCCTGGGCATGGCCTTGCCGTTTTCCGTTCGCTTCCTGACACCGTTCACGATTCCTATCTCGATCTGGTCGGCCGTCATCTCCCTTTCCACCTCGGTCCTCGTCGGCGTCATCTTCGGAACCCTCCCCGCCAACCGCGCCGCCCGCCTCGACCCCGTAGAAACCCTCAAATACGAGTAG
- a CDS encoding serine hydrolase domain-containing protein, translating into MPISRNLVLPIAALTLLFALSLRSLAAQTTVPAIKLLTDSVVPGTAWQETSPESVGYSSAKLDALRAWVKTQDTGSMMVIVRGRVIFSYGDVSHTSKIASVRKSVLDMLYGAYFFKDKIKDTDLNKTVKQLSLDDKVSFLPIEENATLIQLMASRSGIYIPTGNEDQAKILPQRGSEYPGSYFLYNNWDFDAVGTAFEKLAGKDIFQALQDDLAKPLGMQDFVLSKQKKNYAPESVHPEYAMYLSTRDMARLGLLMLDCGEWNGKTIISCDWARYSTYLQTPFRDINPTGLRNYGEPERWGYGLLWWVWDQQMFPGNTYIGFMQGAYTAAGTGGTYITVLPAKGMVIVHQVDIDKNYQASVSPSSYMAMLSMLANAYCGDVCQ; encoded by the coding sequence ATGCCAATATCTCGCAACCTGGTGCTTCCGATCGCTGCGCTTACTTTGTTATTCGCCCTCAGTTTGCGCTCTTTGGCGGCTCAGACGACCGTGCCAGCCATAAAGCTGCTCACGGACAGCGTAGTTCCCGGTACAGCATGGCAGGAGACTTCGCCGGAGTCTGTCGGCTATTCGAGTGCTAAGTTGGATGCCCTCCGCGCCTGGGTCAAGACCCAGGACACAGGCTCCATGATGGTCATCGTGCGAGGTCGCGTGATTTTTTCTTATGGCGACGTCTCTCACACCAGCAAAATTGCTTCCGTGCGCAAGAGCGTGCTGGATATGCTCTACGGCGCGTACTTCTTCAAAGACAAAATCAAAGATACCGACCTGAACAAGACGGTCAAACAGTTGAGTCTCGACGACAAGGTGTCATTTCTGCCGATCGAAGAAAATGCGACTCTCATACAGTTGATGGCGTCGCGATCCGGAATTTATATACCGACAGGGAATGAGGACCAGGCAAAGATATTGCCGCAACGCGGGTCTGAGTATCCGGGCAGTTATTTTCTTTATAACAACTGGGACTTCGACGCTGTGGGCACCGCATTTGAGAAGCTGGCGGGGAAAGACATCTTTCAGGCTCTACAGGACGACCTCGCAAAACCGCTCGGGATGCAGGACTTTGTGCTCTCAAAACAGAAGAAGAACTACGCTCCCGAGAGCGTACACCCGGAGTACGCGATGTATCTATCGACCCGCGATATGGCGCGACTCGGGCTGCTGATGTTGGATTGCGGAGAATGGAACGGCAAGACAATCATCTCGTGCGACTGGGCACGCTATAGCACGTACCTCCAAACACCTTTCCGTGATATCAACCCGACGGGGCTCCGCAACTATGGTGAGCCGGAACGCTGGGGGTACGGTCTACTGTGGTGGGTGTGGGACCAGCAGATGTTTCCGGGCAATACCTATATCGGATTTATGCAGGGAGCTTATACGGCGGCTGGAACCGGCGGAACCTACATTACAGTGTTGCCGGCGAAGGGAATGGTGATCGTGCATCAGGTAGACATCGATAAGAACTACCAAGCCTCTGTATCACCGTCGAGCTACATGGCCATGCTCTCAATGCTTGCGAACGCATATTGCGGGGATGTGTGCCAATGA
- the rplI gene encoding 50S ribosomal protein L9 has product MEVILKEDVNKLGHRGDVVKVADGYGRNYLLPGKLAIEATAANKAVIEQMKGSAIRKSAKEKTAAQELATQMDAIELVFERKVGEHDHLFGSVTSGDIAHALEQQGYTIDRRKISLEEPLKSLGEFHVPVKLHREVTTHVKVTVKGDEPAAETSAA; this is encoded by the coding sequence ATGGAAGTGATTCTGAAGGAAGACGTCAACAAGCTCGGTCATCGCGGCGATGTGGTCAAGGTCGCGGATGGCTATGGGCGTAACTACCTGCTGCCGGGCAAGCTTGCAATTGAAGCGACGGCGGCGAACAAGGCGGTCATCGAGCAGATGAAGGGCTCGGCGATCCGCAAGTCGGCGAAGGAGAAGACTGCGGCGCAGGAGCTGGCGACGCAGATGGATGCGATCGAGCTGGTGTTCGAGCGCAAGGTGGGCGAGCACGATCACCTGTTCGGTTCGGTGACCTCGGGCGACATCGCGCACGCGCTGGAGCAGCAGGGCTACACGATCGACCGTCGCAAGATCTCGCTCGAGGAGCCGCTGAAGTCGCTGGGCGAGTTCCACGTGCCGGTGAAGCTGCACCGCGAGGTCACGACGCATGTGAAGGTCACGGTGAAGGGCGACGAGCCTGCCGCTGAGACTTCGGCTGCATAA
- the rpsR gene encoding 30S ribosomal protein S18, with product MADETNSTAASEQPQQHTPRPASSGPHSGPRPPRPAGAPGGGPGGRKFFRRKKVCKFCTEKIDAISYRDVRLLQGFVAERGKIVPRRLTGVCTRHQRRLSLAIKQSRNIALLAFAARF from the coding sequence ATGGCTGACGAAACGAACAGCACTGCCGCTTCCGAGCAACCACAGCAGCACACGCCCCGCCCGGCGTCCTCGGGCCCTCACTCCGGACCGCGTCCTCCGCGCCCGGCTGGCGCTCCTGGCGGCGGCCCCGGCGGACGGAAGTTCTTCCGCCGCAAGAAGGTCTGCAAGTTCTGCACGGAGAAGATCGACGCGATCTCGTACCGCGATGTTCGCCTGTTGCAGGGATTTGTGGCTGAGCGCGGCAAGATCGTTCCCCGCCGTTTGACCGGCGTGTGCACGCGTCATCAGCGCCGCCTCTCGCTGGCTATCAAGCAGTCGCGCAACATCGCGCTGCTGGCCTTTGCCGCGCGGTTCTAA
- the rpsF gene encoding 30S ribosomal protein S6: MNRSYEIMFIVRPDVEEADLDKLIEGFSKNITDGNGEIKSVEKMGRRRLAYTVKKFNDGFYVLLTIAAEGKLITEIERRLRVSEPVIKFITVRMDEEEKRLAKVKAIRDTKVKRSSLPVAQAPVAPAPVAEVAEVEVAAETVPAAV, from the coding sequence ATGAATCGTTCCTACGAAATCATGTTCATCGTCCGTCCGGACGTAGAAGAAGCAGATCTCGACAAGCTGATTGAAGGCTTTTCGAAGAACATTACCGACGGTAACGGCGAGATCAAGAGCGTCGAGAAGATGGGCCGTCGCCGGCTTGCGTACACGGTGAAGAAGTTCAACGACGGCTTCTACGTGCTGCTGACGATCGCCGCCGAGGGCAAGCTGATTACCGAGATCGAGCGCCGCCTGCGCGTTTCGGAGCCGGTCATCAAGTTCATTACGGTTCGCATGGATGAGGAAGAGAAGCGTCTGGCGAAGGTGAAGGCGATCCGCGACACGAAGGTGAAGCGCAGCTCGCTGCCAGTGGCACAAGCTCCTGTTGCTCCGGCTCCTGTTGCCGAGGTTGCTGAGGTTGAAGTGGCCGCCGAGACAGTTCCGGCCGCAGTCTAA
- the pth gene encoding aminoacyl-tRNA hydrolase encodes MKLIVGLGNPGIEYQFTPHNAGFLAVDRIADECGVVLSNRRGRALTAKARLAGEDVLLAKPETFMNLSGLSVAALVRELEIERPSEEMIVLYDELAFPLGTLRVHERGSAGGHNGVKSISGALGTEEWLRIRIGVGKPALDDGRTVKAGGKDYLLSPMRKQELAVLDEVLDRAKRAVEVVLTKGVGAAMNEFNQKQGPGSSD; translated from the coding sequence GTGAAGCTGATAGTCGGTCTGGGCAATCCTGGTATCGAGTATCAGTTCACACCGCACAACGCCGGATTTCTGGCGGTGGACCGGATCGCAGACGAATGCGGTGTGGTGCTTTCGAATCGCCGAGGTAGAGCACTTACGGCGAAGGCGAGGTTGGCAGGCGAGGATGTGCTGCTGGCGAAGCCGGAGACCTTCATGAACTTGAGCGGGCTTTCAGTAGCCGCGCTGGTTCGGGAGCTTGAGATTGAACGGCCGTCGGAGGAGATGATTGTCCTTTATGACGAGCTGGCATTTCCGCTGGGCACGCTCCGGGTTCATGAGCGTGGATCGGCGGGTGGGCACAACGGAGTGAAGTCGATCTCCGGGGCGCTTGGAACTGAGGAGTGGCTGCGGATTCGGATTGGTGTGGGCAAGCCCGCACTGGACGATGGCAGAACGGTCAAGGCAGGCGGCAAGGATTACCTGCTGAGTCCGATGCGCAAGCAGGAGCTTGCGGTGCTGGATGAGGTGCTCGACCGGGCGAAGCGTGCGGTCGAGGTGGTTCTGACGAAGGGTGTCGGAGCTGCGATGAATGAGTTTAATCAGAAGCAGGGACCAGGGTCTAGCGATTAG